The sequence GTTGAAACCGAGGATAATCTAGGATTCCTTTGCACCTTTCTTGGTTATTTGGTGAGTGATTTTGAGGAGAAAAAGCACTTAGAGCTCGCCAAGCGACTCTTTGCCGAAGTGGTCAACGGGTATGTTGATTATGTGGTGATTGAGATTTTGAAACATCCAAATGCTCGATTCTATCGTCATATCGCCAGAATCTTGGAGAGTTTTGCTGAATTTGAGCGACTCTACCTAGAGATTCCCGCTCCCAAAAAGGAGGAGTTCAAAGACATCTCCGAGGCGCTTCGCCAAGAGATGCTCGGAAAGAGCAAAAAGCGAGTCAAGCGCGATCTTGAAAATAGTGGCGGGAGCTGCGACATCGGCTCTTGAGAGGTTTGAGGTCTCATGCCAAAGGCCTTGTTTAAAGAGGGTTTTGGCATGGGACTTCATCCATGAACATCTTAAAAGAAGGAGGATACCTATGAGCCAAGTGGAAAACTCTCGACGAGAGTTTCTCAAAAGCGCTACCAAGACGACCGTAGTGGCGGCGGCTGTAGGCGTAAGCATGGCGGGTTGTATGGGCGGAAGAACCGTTACAGACAACTTGACTAGAGGAAAATCAAACAAGCAAGAGACTCTCTATCAAAAAACCGCTACTTGGGACATGTATTACAAGAGTTGCTAAAAACAACCAACCATCTTAAAAAGGAGATACGATGAGTGAGAATATCGTTCAAACACTCTCTCCGCTCAAAGTGGGTCGAAGAAGCTTCCTGAAAATGGCAGCTTTGGCAGGCGCAATGGGCGCGAGTAGTGCGGTAGCTTCTGAAGGCGTGGTGCGAAGCGCTACGACTCAAGAGCTCAAAGAGGCGCATCCAGGTGCTAAGAAAATAAAAACCATCTGTACGGCTTGCTCTGTAGGCTGTGGAATCGTCGCTGAAGTGAAAAATGATGTGTGGGTGCGCCAAGAGGTTGCCCAAGATCACCCTATCAGCCTTGGCGGGCACTGCTCTAAGGGTGCGGGCATGATTGATGTGCTTCGAAGCCCCAAGCGTGTCAAATACCCCATGAAAAAAGAGAATGGCAAGTGGAAACGCATCAGCTGGGATCAAGCGATGGATGAGATTTCCGCAAAGATGCTTCAGCTAAGAACAGACTTTGGCCCCGATGCGGTTCAATTTTTTGGTTCAGCTAAAGTTTCAACCGAGCAAGCGTACTACATCCGAAAGTTTGCTGCTTTCTGGGGAACCAACAACGTAGATCACCAAGCTAGAGTTTGACACAGCTCCACAGTCGCCGGTGTGGCGAATACTTTTGGTTATGGAGCTATGACCAACCATTTGGCCGATATTCAAAAGTCCAAAGCAATCATTATTTTTGGTGCCAACCCTGCGGTGAATCACCCTGTAGGATTCCAGCACTTCCTCAAAGCTAAAGAGATCAATGGTTCTAAGCTCATCGTCGTTGAGCCTCGATTCACTCGAACCGCCGCTAAAGCTGATATGTTTGCCCAGATTCGACCTGGAACCGACATCCCCTTTATGTATGGAATGATCAACCTGATCCTCAAAAATGGATGGGAAGATAAGAAATTCGTCGCTGAGAGAACTTTCGGTTTTGAAGAGATCGCCAAAGAGGCGGCTAAGTACACCCCTGAAGTGGTCGAAGATATCACAGGCGTCCCTGCACAGCAGCTCATCGATATAACACGAGTTTATGCCCAAACCAAACCTGGAACGCTCATTTGGGCGATGGGTCTCACTCAGCACACGATTGGAACCAGCAATACACGACTAGCCCCGATTCTTCAGCTCATTCTTGGAAATATGGGTAAACCAGGCGGTGGTACCAACATCCTTCGAGGCCATGATAATGTTCAGGGCGCGAGTGATATGGGATGCTTGGCTGAAAACCTCCCTGGCTATTTCCCTAACGCTGAACCGAGCTTCAAGCACTGGGCGAATGTCTGGCAGGTCGATTTTGAGTGGCTCAAGGCTCGATTCGCTCCTGATATGATGTTCAAAAATGGATTCTCCCTTTCTCGATGGTGGCAAGGGGTTCTTGAAGAAGAGACGATTCATAACGGTCCTGCAGGCAAGCTTCGTGCGATGGTCTGTATGGGGAATGGTCTAATCTCTGTCGCCCAGACTGAGAAGGTGAAGCAAGCACTTGATAAGCTAGAGCTTTTCGTCATGATCGATATCTTCCCTCATGATGCGATCGCCTATACCGATCGAAAAGATGGAGTCTATCTGCTTCCTGCGGCTAGCCAGTATGAGACTAGTGGAACCGTCACGGCGACCAATCGATCAGGTCAATGGCGATACCAAGTGGTCAATCCTATCTATGAGAGCAAAGCCGATCAAGATATTCTCTTTGCTTTTGCGAAGAAGTTTGGCTTCTACAACGAATATGTAAGAGCCTTGGGCGATGGCAAAGGAAACTTTGTATGGCCTGAAGATGCCACGCGAGAGATCGCTAAAGGGGTGAAAACCATCGGACTTAGCGGCTGGCTTCCTGAGAGATTGAAGGCTCACACGGATAACTGGCATATGTTTGATGAGCTGACCTTGGAGGGCAAAGGGCCTATGAAGGGCGAATACTATGGTCTTCCTTGGCCTTGCTGGAGCGATAAACACCCTGGAACCCCTAACCTCTATGACAACTCTCTCCCTGTAATGAAGGGCGGTATGGGCTTTAGGAATAACTTCGGTCTCAAGCAAGAGCTCAATGGAGTGGAGTATGATATGCTCGCCTCCGAAGGCAGTGTTCCTCCTGGAGGCACCCAAAAAGGGGGTTATCCTGCTATCACCGCCGCCAATATTGAAGCTCTAGCGGGAATCACCCTCACTGAAGAGGAGAAGGCCAAAGTGGCAGGTAAAGCTTGGCACACCGACCTCTCCATGATTCTAGTCAACAAAGCGCTTGAAGCGGGTCTCTGCCCCTACGGTAATGCACGGGCTAGGATGTTTGTCAAAGAGTGGGCGGATCAGATTCCTCGCCACCGAGAGCCTCTCCATAGCCCAAGAACGGATATGGTGGCTAAATACCCAAGCTTCAAAGACAAGCCCAACCACTTTAGGGTTGACACGAAGTATGAGAGCATCCAGATGCAAAAAGATTGGGCGAAAGAGTTCCCTCTCAACCTTATCACGGGTCGATTGGTCACTCACAACGGTCAAGGAATCGAATCGAGAATCTCTCCCGCTCTAAGCGAGATCTATCCTGAGATGTTTATCGAGATTCACCCTGATCGAGCGCTCAAGCTTGGAATCAAAGATGGCGACATGGTCTGGGTTCACTCACCTGAGGGCACCAAAGGCTACATGAAAGCCAAATATAGCTACAGCATCAAAGAAGATTGTGTATTCGCTCCTTTCCACTGGGCGGGTATCCATCAAGGCAAGGATTTGAGCAAGAATTATCCCGAGGGCTTGGTTCCCTATAGCGTGGGTGAAAGCATCAACACTGTCACCAACTACGGCTATGACATCGTGACTCAGATTCCTGAAACTAAAGGCGGCCTCTGCCGCATCGAAAAAGCGTAGGGGGTGAAGCATGGAAAGTCAAGCTAGAGTCAAGTTCTATTGTGATGAGGCTAGATGTATTGATTGTCATGGGTGTGATGTGGCTTGTAAAGAGGCCCATCACCTTCCTGTGGGAGTCAACCGAAGAAGAGTGGTGACCCTCAATGAAGGTCTTGTAGGCAAAGAGAAATCCCTCTCTATTGCCTGCATGCACTGCTCTGATGCCCCTTGTGCTCAGGTCTGCCCAGTGGACTGCTTCTATGTTCGAGCCGATGGGATTGTATTGCATGACAAAGAGAAGTGCATTGGATGCGGTTACTGCCTCTATGCCTGCCCCTTTGGTGCTCCTCAATTCCCCAAGAGTGGAATCTTTGGTTCAAGAGGACCTATGGATAAGTGCACCTTCTGTGCTGGAGGTCCTGAAGAGACTCACAGCGAGAAGGAGTATAAGCTCTATGGACAGAATCGTATCGCTGAGGGCAAAGTCCCTGTATGTGCAGCGATGTGCTCCACCAAGGCACTCCTAGCAGGAGATTCTGATAGCATCTCGCTCATCATTCGTGAGAGAGTGCTCAAGCGAGGCAGTGGAACAGCCAGTGTTCCTTACACCTGGTCACAAGCCTACAAGGATTAAGAATGAAAAAGCCTCTATTGCCCCTCCTCTCCCTTCTGGGAGCCTTGGGGGCACAAGCTTCTGAGAATCTCAAGGAGCCCTTGGATTTCAGCTACAACACCCAAATCTATGGAAAGCCCATGATTGAGGCAATCCCCACTTGGGGAAGTGGAGGGATTCTAGGTCTTGGAGAGATTGGAGGAATAGGAGGATTAGGAGAGCTCTTCACCTTCTTGCAAAGTGGTTACTTTGCTCTTATCTTCCTAGCGATCATCATCGCTATCCCTTTGGTCTTCCTAGGTCACTATATGGTGATTGGACCCAAGCGATTCTCTCATGAGGGGAAGAAGATCAAGGTCTTTAACACCTTCAACATCATGGTGCACTGGATTGCAGGGATTCCCTTTGTGCTTCTTTGCATCACAGGACTTCTGATGGTCTTTGGAGATGCCCTAGGGGGTGGAGCTTTTATTCGATTCGCTAGAGATGTGCATGGATTAGCCACGATCATCTTTGCGATCTTTGGTCCCCTCATGTTCATCATGTGGGTGAAGCACGCTCTCTTTAAGATGTATGACATCGACTGGATGCTCATTCTTGGAGGGTATCTAAGCAAGGTGAAGAGACCTATTCCTGCAGGCAAATTCAATGCGGGTCAGAAGATGTGGTTCTGGGTCTGCACGATGGGAGGATTCTTCATGGTCTATAGTGGCTATGTGATGTTCTTCCAAGAGGGCAATATTGAGACCCTAAGACTCATGGCGATCTTGCACAATGTAGTGGGGTTTGCTGTGGTGGCTCTCCTTATGACTCACATCTATATGGCAGCCTTTGCGATTGAGGGTGCATTGCACTCCATCCTAGATGGTCATATGGGTGAAGAGGAGGTAGCGATTCTTCATAGTTTCTACTATAAAGAGTTGCAGGCGGAGGGGAAAGTTTAACCTTCCTTTCTCCTGTTTGTCTTTTTTGTCGGTGATGCGGCGCGACTTCGCGCCGTGTTAAATGATCTGCTTAATCCAATCCATTTTTTTCTCTTCGCTCAAAAACGAGGCCTTGAAGCTATTGATGGCTAAGGCTTTTAGCTCCTCTTTGCTTGCGTTTAAATGCTCACTGAGTGCCTCATAGTTTTCGTTAAGATAACCTCCAAAATAGGCAGGGTCATCTGAGTTGACCGTGACTAAAACACCCTTGCGGAGCAGTCTTAAGATGTTATGCTCAGAGAGATTCTTGACGGCTTGAAGCTTGACATTGGAGAGGGGGCAGACCGTGAGGGGTGTCTGTTTTTGGATGAGCCACTCCACTAGATTCTCGTCCTCTTCGCAACGAATCCCATGATCGATTCGCTCCACTTGAAGCTTGTGGATTGCCTCCCAAATATAGGAGCTATCTCCCTCTTCCCCTGCGTGTGCGACTATTTTATAACCAGCTTTTCTGCACTCCAAAAAGAGGCGTTCAAACTTGGAGGGCGGATGTCCCACTTCGCTAGAATCAAGCCCCACGCCTAAAATTTTTTCTCTAAAGGGGAGCGAGGATTTCAAGATTTCAAAACCCTCTGATTCGCTTAGATGGCGCAAAAAACACATGATGAGAAAAGAGCTGATTCCTAGCTCTTTTTCGCCCTTTTCAAGGGCTTTGGTGATACCCTCTATCACGGTTTCAAAACTCACTCCTCGTGAAGTGTGGGTTTGGGGATCGAAAAATATCTCTGTGTGGCAGATGTTTTGAGCCTTGCATCGAAGCAAATAAGCCCATGCTAGATCAAAAAAGTCTGATTCGGTGAGAAGCACCTTCGCTCCTGCATAGTAGATATCAAGAAAGGATTGAAGCGAGGTGAAGCTGTAGGCTTTTCTCACTTCCTCGACACTTTTATAGGGGAGAGGGATGCGATTCTTTTGCGCTAGCTCAAACATAAGCTCAGGCTCCAAAGAGCCTTCGATATGGAGGTGGAGTTCGGCTTTGGGAAGTTTGGCGATGAGCTCTTTTAGGGTTGGCATTGGGGAGTCTCTTTTTGGTGGATTATAGCAGAGTTTGGGGAGAGATTCACTCTCCCTTGGCTAGCAAAGCAGCGCCAATGGCGCCATTGAGTTGAGGATAGGGGTGGGTGTGTAGGCTCGCGCCTAGCTCCTCCTCAAGCATGGTTTTAAGGAGTGAGTTGAGGGCGCCACCGCCACTAAAGACGACCAGGCCCCTCGTGTCAAATCGTTTCGCCATGTTGGCCAGCCTTGTGGCAATAGAGCGATGCACTCCTGCGCCAATATTGAAGGGAGTCTCATTTTTGGCGATGAGGGAGATGAGCTCTGATTCGGCAAAAATGGCGCACATGGAAGAGATTTCGATGGATTTATCGTAGTGGGCGCACGCCTCTCCAAACTCCTCTAGGCTCATCCCTAGTCTAGCGGCGGCGATTTCTAGGAATTTCCCCGTG comes from Wolinella succinogenes DSM 1740 and encodes:
- a CDS encoding molecular chaperone gives rise to the protein MDHANINKAREIYYSLLGIFLTYGRLEAQKEKAIEILEKIAAFPMTEEIVQDAKALASELGERGALAIEEEFDAVFINNLDAKAINLTASFYAEGQERGEKLLLTKEIITCTPKRKDESFVETEDNLGFLCTFLGYLVSDFEEKKHLELAKRLFAEVVNGYVDYVVIEILKHPNARFYRHIARILESFAEFERLYLEIPAPKKEEFKDISEALRQEMLGKSKKRVKRDLENSGGSCDIGS
- a CDS encoding molybdopterin-dependent oxidoreductase, with translation MSENIVQTLSPLKVGRRSFLKMAALAGAMGASSAVASEGVVRSATTQELKEAHPGAKKIKTICTACSVGCGIVAEVKNDVWVRQEVAQDHPISLGGHCSKGAGMIDVLRSPKRVKYPMKKENGKWKRISWDQAMDEISAKMLQLRTDFGPDAVQFFGSAKVSTEQAYYIRKFAAFWGTNNVDHQARVUHSSTVAGVANTFGYGAMTNHLADIQKSKAIIIFGANPAVNHPVGFQHFLKAKEINGSKLIVVEPRFTRTAAKADMFAQIRPGTDIPFMYGMINLILKNGWEDKKFVAERTFGFEEIAKEAAKYTPEVVEDITGVPAQQLIDITRVYAQTKPGTLIWAMGLTQHTIGTSNTRLAPILQLILGNMGKPGGGTNILRGHDNVQGASDMGCLAENLPGYFPNAEPSFKHWANVWQVDFEWLKARFAPDMMFKNGFSLSRWWQGVLEEETIHNGPAGKLRAMVCMGNGLISVAQTEKVKQALDKLELFVMIDIFPHDAIAYTDRKDGVYLLPAASQYETSGTVTATNRSGQWRYQVVNPIYESKADQDILFAFAKKFGFYNEYVRALGDGKGNFVWPEDATREIAKGVKTIGLSGWLPERLKAHTDNWHMFDELTLEGKGPMKGEYYGLPWPCWSDKHPGTPNLYDNSLPVMKGGMGFRNNFGLKQELNGVEYDMLASEGSVPPGGTQKGGYPAITAANIEALAGITLTEEEKAKVAGKAWHTDLSMILVNKALEAGLCPYGNARARMFVKEWADQIPRHREPLHSPRTDMVAKYPSFKDKPNHFRVDTKYESIQMQKDWAKEFPLNLITGRLVTHNGQGIESRISPALSEIYPEMFIEIHPDRALKLGIKDGDMVWVHSPEGTKGYMKAKYSYSIKEDCVFAPFHWAGIHQGKDLSKNYPEGLVPYSVGESINTVTNYGYDIVTQIPETKGGLCRIEKA
- the fdh3B gene encoding formate dehydrogenase FDH3 subunit beta, producing MESQARVKFYCDEARCIDCHGCDVACKEAHHLPVGVNRRRVVTLNEGLVGKEKSLSIACMHCSDAPCAQVCPVDCFYVRADGIVLHDKEKCIGCGYCLYACPFGAPQFPKSGIFGSRGPMDKCTFCAGGPEETHSEKEYKLYGQNRIAEGKVPVCAAMCSTKALLAGDSDSISLIIRERVLKRGSGTASVPYTWSQAYKD
- a CDS encoding formate dehydrogenase subunit gamma yields the protein MKKPLLPLLSLLGALGAQASENLKEPLDFSYNTQIYGKPMIEAIPTWGSGGILGLGEIGGIGGLGELFTFLQSGYFALIFLAIIIAIPLVFLGHYMVIGPKRFSHEGKKIKVFNTFNIMVHWIAGIPFVLLCITGLLMVFGDALGGGAFIRFARDVHGLATIIFAIFGPLMFIMWVKHALFKMYDIDWMLILGGYLSKVKRPIPAGKFNAGQKMWFWVCTMGGFFMVYSGYVMFFQEGNIETLRLMAILHNVVGFAVVALLMTHIYMAAFAIEGALHSILDGHMGEEEVAILHSFYYKELQAEGKV
- a CDS encoding adenosine deaminase, with protein sequence MPTLKELIAKLPKAELHLHIEGSLEPELMFELAQKNRIPLPYKSVEEVRKAYSFTSLQSFLDIYYAGAKVLLTESDFFDLAWAYLLRCKAQNICHTEIFFDPQTHTSRGVSFETVIEGITKALEKGEKELGISSFLIMCFLRHLSESEGFEILKSSLPFREKILGVGLDSSEVGHPPSKFERLFLECRKAGYKIVAHAGEEGDSSYIWEAIHKLQVERIDHGIRCEEDENLVEWLIQKQTPLTVCPLSNVKLQAVKNLSEHNILRLLRKGVLVTVNSDDPAYFGGYLNENYEALSEHLNASKEELKALAINSFKASFLSEEKKMDWIKQII
- a CDS encoding acyl-CoA dehydratase activase — translated: MFWGVDIGSTYTKLAAFSADGVLAETHTLHTQVRQSERVEEFLKGRVVTKILATGYGRDSLKEALSCPSVSEIQAHAKGASHFFPEASLVIDLGGQDSKVIELREGQFVDFRMNDKCAAGTGKFLEIAAARLGMSLEEFGEACAHYDKSIEISSMCAIFAESELISLIAKNETPFNIGAGVHRSIATRLANMAKRFDTRGLVVFSGGGALNSLLKTMLEEELGASLHTHPYPQLNGAIGAALLAKGE